Proteins encoded within one genomic window of Pygocentrus nattereri isolate fPygNat1 chromosome 11, fPygNat1.pri, whole genome shotgun sequence:
- the ppp1r32 gene encoding protein phosphatase 1 regulatory subunit 32 produces the protein MLDSLQSQSQRHYQKLAVPNGTEAPLSTRAQSRESSYLQLHTPRPRAVSCLTEYRCAYVPHRPSLPVCRKHRIVGAKEESGFTEGNSLQPYTFLPLHMHVDGVCQTHSSVTRMDFLPSAFLQGSEMLPKLVSHAPRETGFTRDTRNPLASHASLLVHHCGGRQKSSVSAQRSIGLKEGSGFVLNTPTLRTLSHTPSDPMHFLTHYQSKFCDPAAIATLKANWTTGGIHTHGCSGYRGRDTDRFNLCGY, from the exons ATGTTGGACAGTCTTCAGTCTCAGAGTCAGCGTCATTACCAGAAGCTGGCTGTCCCTAACGGCACTGAGGCGCCACTCAGCACTAGAGCACAAAGCAGAGAGAGCAGCTACCTGCAGCTCCACACACCAAGGCCT AGAGCGGTCTCATGCCTGACAGAGTATAGGTGTGCTTACGTTCCTCATCGGCCCAGTCTTCCAG TGTGTCGTAAGCATCGGATTGTGGGGGCTAAAGAGGAGAGCGGATTTACTGAGGGAAACAGCCTGCAGCCTTACACGTTTCTACCTCTACACATGCATGTG gACGGGGTTTGCCAGACACACTCAAGTGTGACAAGGATGGACTTTCTGCCATCAGCTTTTCTTCAg GGCAGTGAGATGTTACCCAAACTGGTCAGTCACGCTCCACGAGAGACTGGCTTCACCAGAGACACTCGAAATCCTCTTGCAAGCCAT GCCTCCCTGCTGGTGCATCATTGTGGCGGCAGGCAGAAGAGCAGTGTGTCTGCTCAGAGATCTATTGGACTGAAG GAAGGCTCAGGATTTGTCCTAAACACTCCCACTCTCAGGACCCTGTCACACACACCCTCTGACCCAATGCATTTCCTCACACACTACCAGAGCAA GTTTTGTGATCCAGCAGCAATTGCAACTCTGAAGGCAAACTGGACAACAGGGGGTATTCACACACACGGATGCAGTGGATACAGGGGACGAGACACAGACAG gTTTAATCTATGTGGATATTAA